The Methanofastidiosum sp. region AGAATGCTCTGGAAATGACGATCCTTCCTCAATCGTCCAGTGCGCAAAAGTCATATTTTCGGAGTGTACAAATTTGGCTTTATATCCTGGAAAGATTTCTCTTTCCTTAATATTCTTTAAATTTTGGAACGACATACCTATATTTTAGTGTTTAATATATTTAAATTTTACTAATTATCTTTTCCCATAATTCAAATAGAAAAGCCATAAATAATAGAATTATATATTTTTTTTCATGAATAGAAAAGATAGGGAAATTAAGAGTTTTAAAGAAATTGAAGAAATACTCAATAAAGCTAATGTATTACGAATAGCTTTATGTGAAGATAATATTCCTTATATTGTTCCATTAAACTTTGGTTACAAAGATAAATGTATTTATTTGCACTGCTCAAATAAAGGAAAGAAAATAGATATCTTAAACAAAAATAATAATGTCGCTTTCGAAGTCGATATAGACACAGAGCTTGTTTCATCTGAAATTGCGTGCGGCTGCTCTATGAAATACAAAAGTGTCATTGGATTTGGCAAAGCCTATTTCATTTCTGATTCTAAAGAAAAAAAGCAAGCTCTAAATGTAATTATGTCCCATTATCTTAATGGGAGTTTTGAATATTCCCCGGGAGAAATAGATAAAACATGCATTATTCGAGTTGAAATTGAGTCTATGACCGGAAAAAAATCATAAGACTTATATATTAATTTTAATACGATAACTTGCGGGCCCATGGTCTAGTTGGTCATGACGTCGCCTTTACACGGCGGAGGTCCTGAGTTCGAATCTCAGTGGGCCCACTATTTTTGGATAATTTTTTAAATGATATTTATAAAGTTTTTTCGATAGATATGAGCGTTTTAGAATTTATTTCAGGTTTGGTAGGGACTTTAGATTCTATTATTTGGGGACCTATGATGTTAGTATTACTTGTCGGAACTGGTATCTATCTCACAGTTATTTTGAGAGGTATACAGTTTAGAAGACTTATATTATCGATTAAGAATTTATTAGAAAGTGCATTTAAGAAAGAGGATCTTCAAGGAGATATTCCCTCATTTCAGGCACTTACAACAGCTCTTTCTGCAACAGTTGGAACAGGCAACATTGCAGGAGTTGCCACTGCTATTGTGATGGGGGGACCAGGTGCACTTTTTTGGATGTGGGTTACATCAATTGTAGGCATGGCCACAAAATTTTCTGAAGTTGTTTTAGGTGTAAAGTATAGGGAGAAAAACCCTGATGGAGAGTATTCTGGAGGGCCAATGTATTATATCCAAAAAGGATTCAAAGAAAAATACAATATAGATGCAAAAGTATTGGCAATTCTTTTCTCTATTTTTGGAGTAATCGCGTCCTTTGGTATAGGTAGCATGGCACAAGCCAACTCTGTTATTTTGGCCATAATCTCTAATGTGGGCAAAGGCAGCATAATTTCTATCCCAGTTTTTGGGGAGGTATTTATGGCCTCGGCAATACTTGGGGTAATTTTAGTATTTGTAACTGCTCTTGTTATATTTGGTGGTATTAAAAGAATAGGTGAAGTTACATCTTACTTAGTGCCCTTCATGAGTTTATTATATGTCTTGGCTGCATTAATCATTATATTGATACACTTTGATAGGATACCTTATGCATTTGCTTCAGTCGTAGGTTACGCATTTTCTCCTACAGCATTTACTGGGGGGGTGGCAGGATTCGCAGTTTCCAGAGCAATAAGATTTGGAATAGCAAGGGGAGTATTCTCAAATGAAGCTGGATTAGGGAGTGCCCCAATAGCTCACTCTGTAGCAAAAACTCCCCATCCTGTGAGACAAGGTACATTGGCAATTGTTGAAGTATTTATTGATACAATAATACTTTGTTCAATGACTGGATTTGTCATACTTGAGAGTAACTTAGACATATGGGGCGGAGATCTTACCTCTTCTGCTTTAACAAGTGCGGCTTTTGCTCAGACTTTAGGCATATTTGGAACAGTTGTAATAGTTTTATGCTCTGTGCTATTTGGTTATTCAACTATACTGGGATGGTCATACTACGGTGAAAAGTGTTTTGAATACCTTTTTGGGGTCAAGAAAAAATATCTATATAAGATAGTTTTCTTATTTACAGTATTTTTCGGATCAGTTACTTACGTAGATATAGTGTGGAATATATCAGACATGTTTAATGGTCTTATGGCCATACCTAACTTAATTGCACTAGTTGCTTTAGGCGGAATAGTTGTTGAAGAAGTAAGAAGATATTTCAAATAAAAATGAGGAAATTATGGGCTTTGATTCAATAACTAAAAGAAAAACGATAAGAAAATTTAAGGATATCAAAATTGAAAAAGAAGATATCCTTTCTTTAATTGTAGCGGCAACTCAAGCACCTTCAGCCCATAATTTTCAACCTTGGGAGTTTATTCTAATTGATTCAAATGAGGTCAAAGAAAAGTTGTCTTTTAAGATGACATCTACTTGGATTAAAAACTTGACTAAAGATGGCAGGTCCCCTCTTGAAATCCAAGAAAGAGTTAATTTATCTAAGAAACGAATAATCAATGCTCCCCTTATTGTTATACCATGTTTTGATACTTCAAAAGTAGAAAAATATGGAGACGAAAGAGATAATGCCGAATTTATAATGGGGATACAGAGCGTTGCATTGGCCTCAGAAAATCTACTACTAAAAGCCACAGAAAATGAATTAGGAGTCTTGTGGCTATGCGCGCCTCTTTTCTGTCCAGATGATGTCAGGGATGTTCTTAAAATACCTAGCCATATATTGCCCCAGGAGATCCTAATAATTGGCATACCTGATGAGGATCCAATTAAACCAAAAAGAAGAAATCTAAATGATGTAATCCACATAAATGGGTGGTAATATGATAACAGTTCTTTCTGGTGGTGGTGGCGGGGCAAAATTTATCGATGGGCTCTCTAGAGTGACTAATGAATTTTCTGTTATCGCCAATACTGGAGACGATATTAAGATTTATGGTTTGCATATTTCTCCTGACGTAGATACT contains the following coding sequences:
- a CDS encoding pyridoxamine 5'-phosphate oxidase family protein, whose protein sequence is MNRKDREIKSFKEIEEILNKANVLRIALCEDNIPYIVPLNFGYKDKCIYLHCSNKGKKIDILNKNNNVAFEVDIDTELVSSEIACGCSMKYKSVIGFGKAYFISDSKEKKQALNVIMSHYLNGSFEYSPGEIDKTCIIRVEIESMTGKKS
- a CDS encoding sodium:alanine symporter family protein; amino-acid sequence: MSVLEFISGLVGTLDSIIWGPMMLVLLVGTGIYLTVILRGIQFRRLILSIKNLLESAFKKEDLQGDIPSFQALTTALSATVGTGNIAGVATAIVMGGPGALFWMWVTSIVGMATKFSEVVLGVKYREKNPDGEYSGGPMYYIQKGFKEKYNIDAKVLAILFSIFGVIASFGIGSMAQANSVILAIISNVGKGSIISIPVFGEVFMASAILGVILVFVTALVIFGGIKRIGEVTSYLVPFMSLLYVLAALIIILIHFDRIPYAFASVVGYAFSPTAFTGGVAGFAVSRAIRFGIARGVFSNEAGLGSAPIAHSVAKTPHPVRQGTLAIVEVFIDTIILCSMTGFVILESNLDIWGGDLTSSALTSAAFAQTLGIFGTVVIVLCSVLFGYSTILGWSYYGEKCFEYLFGVKKKYLYKIVFLFTVFFGSVTYVDIVWNISDMFNGLMAIPNLIALVALGGIVVEEVRRYFK